One region of Streptomyces sp. CG4 genomic DNA includes:
- a CDS encoding helix-turn-helix transcriptional regulator, with the protein MEPPASSSAQEARKALGKRLAEIRIAAGLTKRALANSLGWHESKASRFESGTRVPSERDLRDWCRACGADNQAEDLVTTARGIEGMYVEWRKMERHGLKWAQESALPLWERTQHFRFYSPWLIPGPVQTASYITALLTSIRDRRGLIDDVPSAVEVRVEKQKIVYTNRTFAILLEEGALYNRIGGAEVMAGQLGYLLSAMALSRVSIGIIPRDINRPLMPVEGFFMFDDHTVTVELVSAHLTVIQRHELAMYAKTFSELAELAVYGAAAREIITAAIESLG; encoded by the coding sequence ATGGAACCGCCGGCATCTTCGAGCGCACAGGAAGCCCGCAAGGCGCTCGGGAAACGCCTAGCAGAGATCCGGATAGCGGCCGGACTCACCAAGCGAGCCTTGGCCAATAGCCTAGGCTGGCATGAATCGAAGGCTTCGCGCTTCGAGAGCGGCACACGCGTGCCCTCGGAGCGCGACCTTCGCGATTGGTGTAGGGCATGCGGCGCAGACAACCAGGCGGAGGATCTCGTTACGACGGCCCGCGGTATCGAGGGCATGTACGTCGAGTGGCGCAAGATGGAGCGCCACGGGCTCAAGTGGGCTCAGGAGTCCGCCCTCCCGCTGTGGGAGCGCACGCAGCACTTTCGCTTCTACTCACCGTGGCTCATCCCCGGCCCCGTGCAGACGGCCTCATACATCACAGCGCTGTTGACCTCCATCCGTGACCGACGTGGCCTGATCGACGACGTGCCCTCGGCTGTTGAGGTCCGCGTAGAGAAGCAGAAGATCGTTTACACGAACCGCACGTTCGCCATCCTCCTGGAGGAGGGCGCCCTCTATAACCGCATCGGTGGGGCAGAGGTGATGGCTGGCCAGCTTGGCTACTTGCTGAGCGCTATGGCTTTGTCCAGGGTGAGCATCGGCATTATTCCCCGAGACATCAACCGCCCACTCATGCCCGTCGAGGGCTTTTTTATGTTCGACGATCACACCGTCACTGTCGAACTGGTCTCGGCTCACCTCACGGTCATCCAAAGGCACGAACTTGCCATGTATGCCAAGACGTTCAGCGAACTGGCCGAACTTGCCGTCTACGGCGCCGCCGCGCGTGAAATCATCACCGCTGCCATCGAATCTCTAGGGTGA
- a CDS encoding C39 family peptidase, with translation MPRVHDVPLCRQLIDPAEWDLHGGWALGDRIVWSNRACGLASLRMILLAYGREAPTVTELLKLAVKQDVLTPRGALHAGIANMASDLGVPSRAEPVPVEDLLTRLEDAPLIVSVTEQLPDDGRAGGHLVILRGYEDGPDPVIHFRDPSAWGQTHDRVPLSRLSPSYTGRAIAFAPLIPNGEC, from the coding sequence GTGCCGCGCGTCCACGATGTCCCCCTGTGCCGACAGCTCATCGACCCCGCCGAGTGGGATCTGCATGGCGGTTGGGCACTGGGAGACAGGATCGTTTGGTCCAACCGGGCGTGCGGCCTGGCCTCGCTGAGAATGATCCTGCTCGCCTACGGGCGCGAGGCGCCCACGGTGACGGAACTCCTGAAACTCGCGGTCAAGCAAGACGTTCTGACCCCGCGTGGCGCGCTCCACGCGGGGATCGCGAACATGGCAAGCGACCTCGGAGTGCCGTCTCGCGCGGAGCCCGTGCCCGTCGAGGACCTACTCACCCGGCTCGAGGACGCCCCGCTCATCGTGTCCGTGACCGAGCAGCTCCCGGACGACGGCCGCGCCGGCGGCCACCTCGTCATCCTGCGCGGCTACGAGGACGGCCCCGACCCGGTGATCCACTTCCGGGACCCATCGGCTTGGGGCCAGACGCATGACCGAGTCCCCCTCAGCCGTCTCTCCCCTTCTTACACGGGCCGCGCCATCGCCTTCGCGCCCCTGATCCCCAACGGAGAATGTTGA
- a CDS encoding NUDIX domain-containing protein, whose translation MSVGEDQIIRELSHYIHEHPAEEMVLMPVYDAAVDHSRRRACTHDRRCPLVMTGAVVVDEHNRVLCLRHEGRYALAEAEPEPEDESLSEAALRLLAEEAGIQDVWTQPGAESPFLVDVTRPGQHRYGPRLRVGIRYLFRAHSGAVFPPVIDTGAAAWVPLAEIGIPSLRGRAERHLIGTR comes from the coding sequence GTGAGCGTCGGAGAAGACCAGATCATCCGGGAGCTGTCCCACTACATCCACGAACACCCCGCCGAGGAAATGGTGTTGATGCCTGTTTATGACGCGGCAGTCGACCACTCGCGGCGCCGAGCCTGCACCCACGACCGGCGCTGCCCCCTCGTCATGACGGGAGCCGTAGTCGTCGATGAGCACAATCGTGTCCTCTGCCTGCGGCACGAGGGACGCTACGCGCTCGCGGAGGCCGAACCGGAGCCTGAGGACGAGTCGCTCAGCGAGGCGGCCCTGCGGCTGCTCGCCGAGGAAGCCGGCATCCAGGACGTGTGGACACAGCCCGGCGCAGAAAGCCCCTTCCTGGTCGACGTGACCAGGCCAGGTCAGCACCGGTACGGACCCCGTCTCCGGGTTGGCATCCGCTACCTCTTCCGAGCCCATTCGGGCGCGGTCTTCCCCCCAGTGATCGATACGGGGGCGGCAGCCTGGGTGCCCCTCGCGGAAATCGGCATCCCGTCACTCCGCGGCCGCGCGGAACGCCACCTCATCGGAACCCGATGA
- a CDS encoding DUF2637 domain-containing protein, with protein sequence MTSRTTVTKPSDIPGGKAIRFGIVVLAAVAFVLSYDALRQMAVATHIRGLLTYAFPLVIDGFIGIGIGAQLVLRSAPPRSRRYVGTLVGLATGVSIWANALHAIRLNQQTRPGGGLRLGDLTVGALSALAPLALAGAVHLYLVIRRHAQEASTPKRPEVPGPSDSGDGIRPAIPAESQPDLPSGTAPEPQPDSGHDIPAQAAPTPRRTGRPPNASHEELLAMARPVVERTGEVDRDAIAEEIRDVQGRKVANQRLQKVIDVLTKEHEAASASSIPSA encoded by the coding sequence TTGACCTCCCGCACCACCGTCACCAAGCCCTCCGACATACCGGGCGGCAAAGCGATTCGCTTCGGCATCGTCGTGCTCGCCGCGGTGGCCTTCGTTCTCTCCTATGACGCCCTGCGTCAGATGGCCGTCGCCACCCACATCCGCGGGTTGCTCACCTACGCCTTCCCGCTCGTGATCGACGGCTTCATTGGCATCGGTATTGGCGCCCAGCTCGTGCTGCGCAGCGCCCCACCGCGCTCACGGCGGTACGTAGGGACACTCGTCGGTCTGGCCACTGGGGTGAGCATCTGGGCCAACGCCCTGCACGCCATCCGCCTCAACCAGCAGACCCGCCCAGGCGGCGGCCTTCGGCTTGGCGACCTCACCGTCGGCGCGCTCTCCGCCCTCGCCCCGCTCGCCCTGGCCGGCGCCGTCCACCTCTACCTGGTCATCCGCCGCCACGCCCAGGAGGCCAGCACCCCCAAACGCCCTGAAGTCCCTGGCCCCAGCGATAGCGGCGACGGCATCCGGCCCGCGATTCCTGCCGAAAGCCAGCCCGACCTGCCGTCCGGTACCGCCCCCGAACCCCAGCCGGATTCCGGCCATGACATTCCTGCACAGGCCGCACCAACTCCCCGGCGTACCGGTCGGCCGCCGAATGCCTCGCATGAAGAGCTGCTGGCCATGGCACGCCCGGTGGTCGAGCGCACGGGCGAAGTCGACCGTGACGCGATTGCGGAGGAGATCCGGGACGTACAGGGGCGCAAGGTCGCCAACCAACGCCTACAGAAGGTGATCGACGTCCTCACGAAGGAGCACGAAGCGGCGTCGGCCTCGTCCATACCTTCCGCCTGA
- a CDS encoding DUF317 domain-containing protein, translating to MYWVTPRHLAGDDDALAERIGDTLAGLGWRMWPTARHTLLYVSPDGLCGAEWILAAYPFELGGLPVAWQLSARRHAASAMAEWNAYFTAGVPYEALADLLVALDAREAPDGGVAGPEAVLAALTARGWHRDVDRPRTTATDPGFSSWISLEMMPPLIQDADPRPDLVGWQAWAEPVLGEPYLWCASFSASVPHDLVAAFAWSLASPVPVPRRTLPKTAEGRLTVARRS from the coding sequence GTGTACTGGGTCACCCCGCGCCACTTGGCCGGAGACGACGACGCGCTCGCCGAGCGGATCGGCGACACTCTGGCCGGCCTGGGTTGGCGCATGTGGCCCACCGCCCGCCACACCCTGCTGTACGTGAGTCCGGACGGCCTGTGCGGCGCCGAGTGGATTCTCGCGGCCTACCCGTTCGAGCTGGGCGGACTGCCGGTCGCCTGGCAGCTGAGCGCTCGCCGGCATGCCGCTTCCGCGATGGCGGAGTGGAACGCGTACTTCACTGCTGGCGTCCCGTACGAGGCGCTCGCTGATCTCCTCGTGGCGCTCGACGCCCGCGAGGCGCCCGACGGCGGCGTCGCGGGCCCGGAGGCCGTCCTTGCCGCGCTCACTGCCCGGGGCTGGCATCGAGACGTGGACCGCCCCCGTACGACAGCCACGGACCCTGGGTTCTCCTCCTGGATCTCCTTGGAGATGATGCCGCCGCTTATCCAGGACGCTGATCCGCGCCCTGACCTGGTGGGCTGGCAGGCGTGGGCGGAACCCGTTCTCGGTGAGCCGTACCTGTGGTGCGCCAGCTTCAGCGCCAGCGTCCCTCACGACCTGGTGGCCGCGTTCGCTTGGTCACTCGCCTCACCGGTCCCGGTGCCCCGTCGCACCCTGCCCAAGACCGCGGAGGGTCGGCTCACCGTTGCCCGCCGCAGCTGA
- the mobC gene encoding plasmid mobilization relaxosome protein MobC: protein MHDPHYELPTAQQEMTAPSNSAASCRVRSPYPAPAPGEAEASGAEAAPESAGPGEPTEAGVTKPSSNPPHQSAPRRRLRDKQLREHRVHPRYSDSEFDLVRQAAALSGMALGGYVAECSLAAARADDPTAAVADYRTMVKTLMAANGQLGKIGSNVNQLTHHLNKDGAWPHHDTVQQLLDRVEAAVAEVDAAIDQVTEGR, encoded by the coding sequence ATGCACGACCCGCACTACGAACTGCCGACCGCCCAGCAGGAGATGACCGCGCCCTCTAACAGCGCAGCAAGTTGTCGGGTAAGGAGTCCTTACCCGGCCCCGGCCCCAGGGGAGGCGGAGGCATCCGGCGCCGAGGCGGCACCGGAGTCGGCCGGCCCTGGGGAGCCGACCGAGGCAGGGGTCACCAAGCCGTCGTCGAACCCACCACACCAGTCCGCGCCGCGCCGTCGACTGCGTGACAAGCAGCTGCGCGAGCACCGCGTCCACCCCCGCTACAGCGACAGCGAGTTCGACCTCGTCCGACAAGCCGCCGCCTTGAGCGGCATGGCACTCGGCGGCTACGTCGCCGAATGCTCACTCGCCGCCGCCCGCGCAGACGACCCCACCGCTGCCGTCGCCGACTACCGCACCATGGTAAAGACGCTGATGGCCGCCAACGGACAGCTCGGCAAGATCGGCAGCAACGTCAACCAGCTCACCCACCACCTCAACAAAGACGGCGCCTGGCCCCACCACGACACCGTCCAACAACTCCTGGACCGCGTCGAGGCAGCGGTGGCCGAAGTGGACGCCGCCATCGACCAAGTGACCGAGGGGCGATGA
- a CDS encoding UDP-N-acetylmuramoylalanyl-D-glutamate--2,6-diaminopimelate ligase has protein sequence MTETDGETTEAAGGRRIAVLGEMLELGDEAVEAHREVGRMAAENGVDLVVAVGGDLAKQLALSAGAAGVPDIAMVGDNATAAAYLQSILRPGDVLLVKASRSGQLWQIAQALTGQAVTSL, from the coding sequence ATGACCGAGACCGACGGCGAAACGACAGAGGCCGCAGGAGGCCGGAGGATCGCCGTACTCGGAGAGATGCTGGAACTGGGTGACGAGGCCGTTGAAGCCCACCGCGAGGTGGGGCGCATGGCAGCCGAGAACGGCGTCGACCTCGTTGTGGCAGTCGGCGGGGACCTCGCCAAGCAACTGGCTCTCTCGGCAGGCGCGGCAGGGGTTCCGGACATTGCGATGGTGGGCGACAACGCCACCGCTGCCGCCTACCTCCAATCCATCCTCCGACCCGGTGACGTTCTGCTCGTGAAGGCATCCCGCAGCGGGCAGCTTTGGCAGATCGCCCAAGCGCTCACCGGGCAGGCCGTCACGAGCCTGTGA
- a CDS encoding mobilization protein, which translates to MIPKIILGKGPKATRRTIGYLFGEGRANEHIDPHLVASWNGFAPDPGRSPHRDPKEVEDQLAAQLDQPVKMLGDKAPKYTVWHCPVRAAPEDPILTDTQWADIARRIVAAAGIAPDGDEEACRWVAVRHADDHIHIAATLVRQDGRRPKRDYDQRAVQREARKIEIDYGLRRLKPGDGTAAKRPTSKEHFKAKRLGQDATSREILRMRVRRAVAAAADEAEFFALLEATGVTVRLKHGPSGDALGCNFALPGDTNDKGEPVFYAGSTLAPDLSLPKIRERLATTSPEPVAVRPGNPWHQATAATERIAHHLTHGDEHAAQGQLVALGAALDLLPVTAPAALRAELEQAAAFFERATRSRITADLDSTRVLRRSIQAIWRERPQDRDGAGFAMLLDAALTAVAFAMHWHRTRQHAQQQAAAEQALVHLQVAYAQVSGPVLAGIAQRSPSLQAKCRFTQHLQEAVPEHAERILADPAWDALATVLAEAETAGHNATTVLDQALGQRTLDDAHSPARALTWRIRRLGERHAPSPRAEAARAHSTTQRHASPVPPAAATPSPQASPARRR; encoded by the coding sequence GTGATACCCAAGATCATCCTCGGCAAGGGTCCGAAGGCCACGCGCCGCACAATCGGCTACCTCTTCGGCGAAGGCCGCGCCAACGAGCACATCGACCCGCACCTGGTGGCGTCCTGGAACGGCTTCGCCCCCGACCCCGGCCGCAGCCCCCACCGCGACCCGAAGGAGGTGGAGGATCAGCTCGCCGCACAGCTCGACCAGCCCGTGAAAATGCTGGGCGACAAGGCACCCAAGTACACGGTGTGGCACTGCCCCGTCCGTGCCGCACCCGAAGACCCGATCCTCACCGACACCCAGTGGGCGGACATCGCCCGCCGCATCGTGGCAGCCGCCGGCATCGCCCCCGACGGGGACGAGGAAGCCTGCCGCTGGGTGGCCGTCCGCCACGCCGACGACCACATCCACATCGCCGCCACCCTCGTGCGCCAGGACGGCCGCCGGCCCAAACGCGACTACGACCAGCGCGCCGTCCAGCGCGAGGCCCGCAAGATTGAAATCGACTACGGGCTGCGGCGGTTGAAGCCGGGCGACGGCACTGCCGCCAAGCGCCCCACCAGCAAGGAGCACTTCAAGGCCAAGCGCCTGGGCCAGGACGCCACCTCCCGCGAGATCCTCCGCATGCGGGTGCGCCGCGCGGTGGCCGCCGCGGCGGACGAGGCCGAGTTCTTCGCGCTGCTGGAGGCGACAGGTGTGACCGTGCGCCTCAAGCACGGCCCCTCTGGTGACGCGCTCGGCTGCAATTTCGCCCTGCCCGGGGACACCAACGACAAGGGCGAGCCGGTGTTCTACGCGGGCTCCACCCTCGCCCCCGACCTCTCCCTGCCCAAAATCCGCGAACGCCTCGCCACCACCAGCCCCGAACCGGTCGCCGTCCGACCGGGCAACCCGTGGCATCAGGCCACCGCCGCCACCGAACGCATCGCCCACCACCTCACCCACGGCGACGAGCACGCCGCCCAGGGCCAGCTGGTCGCGCTCGGCGCCGCCCTGGACCTGCTGCCGGTCACCGCACCGGCCGCGCTCAGGGCCGAACTCGAACAGGCCGCTGCCTTCTTCGAGCGCGCCACCCGGTCCCGCATCACTGCCGATCTCGACAGCACCCGCGTGCTCCGTCGCAGCATCCAGGCGATCTGGCGCGAGAGGCCCCAGGACAGGGACGGGGCCGGATTCGCCATGCTCCTGGACGCCGCACTCACCGCAGTGGCCTTCGCGATGCACTGGCACCGCACCCGCCAGCACGCCCAACAGCAGGCAGCAGCCGAGCAAGCCCTCGTCCACCTGCAGGTCGCGTACGCGCAGGTCTCCGGACCAGTCCTGGCAGGCATCGCGCAACGCTCTCCCAGCCTCCAGGCCAAGTGCCGCTTCACCCAACACCTACAGGAGGCGGTGCCAGAGCACGCGGAGCGCATCCTGGCCGACCCTGCCTGGGACGCACTCGCCACCGTGCTCGCCGAGGCGGAGACCGCAGGGCACAACGCGACCACCGTCCTCGACCAGGCCCTCGGACAGCGCACCCTGGACGACGCCCACAGCCCCGCCCGTGCGCTGACCTGGCGCATCCGCCGCCTCGGTGAGCGCCACGCACCCAGTCCCCGAGCCGAGGCAGCCAGGGCCCACAGCACCACGCAGCGCCACGCCTCTCCGGTCCCCCCAGCGGCAGCTACGCCGTCGCCGCAGGCGTCGCCGGCGCGGCGACGCTGA
- a CDS encoding DUF6879 family protein: MPSPPKFEELFRDCQRTAVHLETRDAYMKSDAAFIDWQAGKSFDPAERWADWLSIVSESVSRGVEVRRARIVSTPVSEYIRFEYDVTEGLNIAAGEQVRWLPRRNASDLLLPGNDFWVFDSRLLYLNHFDGEGEPTEPEITENPELAKLCESAFDAVWKRATPHAEFEAY, from the coding sequence ATGCCGAGTCCCCCGAAGTTTGAGGAGTTGTTCCGCGACTGCCAGAGGACGGCCGTCCACCTGGAAACGCGGGACGCCTACATGAAGTCGGACGCAGCCTTCATCGACTGGCAGGCCGGTAAGTCCTTCGACCCCGCCGAGCGCTGGGCCGACTGGCTCTCCATCGTCTCGGAATCGGTCTCGCGGGGTGTCGAAGTGCGTCGGGCACGCATCGTGTCGACGCCCGTCAGCGAGTACATCCGCTTCGAGTACGACGTCACCGAGGGTCTCAACATCGCAGCGGGTGAACAGGTGCGATGGCTCCCCCGGCGAAACGCCTCGGATCTACTCCTTCCGGGTAACGACTTCTGGGTATTCGACTCCCGACTGTTGTACCTGAACCACTTTGACGGAGAGGGCGAGCCGACGGAGCCAGAGATCACAGAAAACCCGGAGCTTGCGAAACTCTGCGAGTCAGCCTTCGACGCCGTCTGGAAGAGGGCAACGCCACACGCAGAGTTCGAAGCGTACTGA
- a CDS encoding ATP-grasp domain-containing protein, translated as MTLFLSPSSDLAVQKAAEELRQWGRSRQGLGVALIYGPVSAEDRLYHSKCPVEQRSVTALAEALDEIGARWKVLDPTEPDFIMELAGYDVALSNLHGPYGEDGRLQGLLDYLRVPYCGSGVGASAVAADKILCKRVMLTLGVPTPGWRVWSGGPANWGGKTVMVKPPLGGSSVGMSLVRGAAELPRALVDAAGEEGADVLIEDYVIGTSLTVGLLELPGGSVVVFPPLATEATEAEFYDAHTKLDMDSRGTVTVRAAELAPDVLDRITRDAQTLWAGIGLRGSARIDFILTEDGDAYALEVNSTPGMSRDSNFAVGAAMVGLTHTDVVLAMLHEALARRPYDVPLPAPVFSSTAATREAAVSP; from the coding sequence ATGACTCTGTTCCTCAGCCCCAGCTCGGACCTCGCGGTGCAGAAGGCCGCCGAGGAGCTTCGACAGTGGGGGCGAAGCCGCCAGGGTCTCGGCGTCGCCCTGATCTACGGGCCGGTGTCCGCCGAAGACCGGCTGTACCACTCGAAGTGCCCCGTCGAGCAGCGATCCGTCACCGCCCTGGCCGAGGCACTCGACGAGATCGGCGCACGGTGGAAGGTGCTGGACCCCACCGAGCCCGACTTCATCATGGAGCTGGCCGGGTACGACGTAGCCCTCTCCAACCTGCACGGCCCCTACGGTGAGGACGGGAGGTTGCAGGGCCTACTCGACTACCTTCGCGTGCCTTACTGCGGCAGCGGGGTCGGGGCATCCGCGGTGGCGGCCGACAAGATCCTCTGCAAGCGGGTGATGCTGACCCTCGGCGTACCAACGCCCGGCTGGCGCGTCTGGTCCGGCGGCCCGGCGAACTGGGGCGGGAAAACCGTCATGGTGAAGCCGCCCCTCGGCGGCTCCAGTGTGGGCATGAGCCTCGTCCGCGGCGCCGCGGAACTGCCGCGCGCGCTGGTGGACGCCGCCGGCGAGGAGGGCGCGGACGTACTCATCGAGGACTACGTGATCGGTACATCGCTGACCGTGGGCCTGCTGGAGCTTCCGGGCGGCTCGGTCGTCGTCTTCCCGCCGCTCGCCACCGAGGCGACCGAAGCCGAGTTCTACGACGCCCACACCAAACTCGACATGGACTCCCGAGGCACCGTAACCGTCCGCGCCGCCGAACTGGCTCCCGATGTGCTGGACAGGATCACCAGGGACGCCCAGACCCTGTGGGCGGGAATCGGGCTGCGCGGCTCGGCGCGTATCGACTTCATCCTCACCGAGGACGGCGACGCGTACGCGCTGGAGGTCAACAGCACGCCGGGCATGTCCCGTGACAGCAACTTCGCGGTCGGGGCGGCGATGGTCGGACTCACGCACACGGATGTCGTGTTGGCGATGTTGCACGAGGCCCTGGCCCGGCGGCCATACGATGTTCCCCTGCCCGCTCCCGTGTTCTCCAGCACCGCCGCGACGCGGGAGGCTGCCGTCTCGCCGTAG
- a CDS encoding DUF3631 domain-containing protein — MQHPGAESHSASDKPSWPPVAIPGQPGDHPAEPATPDNDGTPEATSAAQSAKEEVPHSEPTVASALLDDLRAQIAKFVILPSPEALDAVTLWVAATHLQPAWQHAPRLAVVGPAKRCGKSRLLDVLTETVRNRLITVNASPAAIFRSITDEDPPTLLVDEADTLFGTAKAAEKNEDLRGLLNAGHQRNRPTLRVSGPEHKPQAFPTFAMAALAGIGDLPDTIMDRSVVIRMRRRAPGEKVAAFRTGRDTPALHAVRNRLTAWLTPLHARAMDMEPVMPVEDRAADTWEPLVIVADLAGGEWPTLARAACRAMTDYEAGHDEEGGLRTRILIDIRRAFTAVGDPAVLRTSSLLEYLNGDKEAPWAEYGANGLTPRGLQVLLKDYGIGSANRRFPDGVQAKGFARNQFLDAWARYCPEPKPPAGPAQPMTAPGTAA; from the coding sequence GTGCAACATCCCGGAGCCGAGTCCCATTCCGCCTCCGACAAGCCTTCCTGGCCGCCGGTCGCCATCCCCGGCCAGCCCGGTGACCACCCCGCCGAACCCGCGACCCCCGACAACGACGGCACGCCAGAGGCCACTTCGGCGGCTCAGTCTGCCAAGGAGGAGGTGCCACATTCCGAGCCGACCGTCGCCTCGGCGCTGCTGGATGATCTGCGGGCGCAGATAGCGAAGTTCGTGATCCTGCCCTCGCCCGAGGCGCTGGACGCCGTCACGCTATGGGTGGCGGCGACGCATCTGCAGCCTGCCTGGCAGCACGCGCCGCGCCTGGCGGTGGTGGGGCCGGCGAAGCGGTGCGGCAAGTCGCGGCTGCTGGACGTGCTGACCGAGACGGTGCGCAACCGCCTGATCACGGTCAACGCCAGCCCGGCGGCGATCTTCCGCTCGATCACCGACGAGGACCCGCCCACGCTCTTGGTCGACGAGGCCGACACCCTCTTCGGCACCGCCAAGGCGGCGGAGAAGAACGAGGATCTGCGCGGCCTGCTCAACGCCGGCCATCAGCGCAACCGGCCCACGCTGCGGGTGTCCGGGCCCGAGCACAAGCCGCAGGCGTTCCCCACCTTCGCCATGGCGGCGCTCGCCGGGATCGGCGACCTGCCCGACACGATCATGGACCGGTCCGTGGTCATCCGGATGCGCCGCCGGGCACCGGGCGAGAAGGTGGCGGCCTTCCGCACCGGCCGGGACACCCCCGCACTGCACGCCGTCCGGAACCGGCTCACCGCCTGGCTCACACCACTGCACGCGCGGGCGATGGACATGGAACCGGTCATGCCGGTCGAGGACCGTGCGGCGGACACGTGGGAACCGCTGGTGATCGTGGCCGACCTCGCCGGAGGCGAATGGCCCACGCTCGCCCGCGCCGCCTGCCGCGCGATGACCGACTACGAAGCGGGGCATGACGAGGAGGGCGGTCTGCGCACCCGCATCCTCATCGACATCCGCCGGGCCTTCACCGCTGTCGGCGATCCGGCAGTGCTGCGGACGAGCAGCCTGCTGGAGTACCTCAACGGGGACAAGGAGGCGCCGTGGGCCGAGTACGGCGCCAATGGGCTGACCCCGCGCGGCCTGCAGGTGCTGCTGAAGGACTACGGCATCGGCTCGGCCAACCGCCGCTTCCCCGACGGCGTCCAGGCCAAGGGCTTCGCGCGCAACCAGTTCCTCGACGCCTGGGCGCGCTACTGCCCCGAGCCGAAGCCTCCGGCCGGGCCCGCCCAGCCTATGACGGCCCCCGGCACCGCAGCCTGA
- the dapF gene encoding diaminopimelate epimerase — MPLHFRKIHGAGNDFILFTNPEPRDNTAWAKEAERLCARRTGVGADGLVVSRINDNRPTEYDVQCFNADGSIATMCGNALRCAAWAAHHDDDLPVKRRLRLRMAGVMHEAFVDPASVWVTAEVNAIRPRVLQALINGRPTWFDCVHTGTEHVVAIVNDVDAIATEAVGRIVRHHENAAPLGTNVNFVQCLGGQALKIRTYERGVEAETLSCGSGAVAAVVIATLRGLVARREVTVHNQAGEPLTVRPHEDQPNGTAWVGGPVTHTFEGVLA, encoded by the coding sequence ATGCCCCTGCACTTTCGGAAGATCCACGGAGCGGGCAACGACTTCATCCTGTTCACCAACCCCGAGCCCAGAGACAACACAGCCTGGGCGAAGGAGGCGGAACGCCTGTGCGCCAGGCGTACCGGCGTGGGCGCAGACGGCCTGGTCGTCAGCCGAATCAACGACAACCGCCCCACCGAGTACGACGTGCAGTGCTTCAACGCGGACGGGTCAATCGCAACCATGTGCGGCAACGCGTTGCGCTGCGCGGCGTGGGCCGCCCACCACGACGACGACCTCCCCGTGAAAAGGCGGCTGAGGCTGCGCATGGCGGGCGTCATGCACGAGGCATTCGTCGACCCGGCGTCCGTCTGGGTCACAGCCGAGGTGAACGCGATCCGGCCCCGCGTCTTACAGGCCCTCATCAACGGCCGGCCGACGTGGTTCGACTGCGTGCACACCGGCACCGAGCACGTCGTCGCCATCGTGAACGACGTGGATGCCATCGCCACGGAAGCGGTAGGCCGGATCGTCCGGCACCACGAGAACGCCGCGCCGCTCGGCACGAACGTCAACTTCGTCCAGTGCCTCGGCGGCCAGGCGCTCAAGATCCGCACCTACGAGCGCGGCGTCGAAGCCGAGACCCTCTCCTGCGGCAGCGGGGCCGTCGCGGCCGTCGTCATCGCCACTCTGCGCGGCCTGGTCGCCAGGCGCGAGGTCACCGTCCACAACCAGGCCGGCGAGCCACTCACCGTGCGGCCACACGAGGACCAACCGAACGGGACCGCATGGGTAGGCGGGCCGGTCACCCACACCTTCGAAGGGGTACTCGCATGA
- a CDS encoding helix-turn-helix transcriptional regulator — protein MTQHDSDAGFDDEDEDDVPEWADHVMATVAAEVRRRRKELRMSAQDLADRCEEIGHPIPRNVIANMESGRRANLPLVDVMVLARALRTNPICLIYPIGYIAEVQRLPYEHRTAPWEAMCWFTAQDSGSLADRDMLRYQREHIEALGEAHAAMASESYAQYAVEHATSATERAEALRDQATCLERIDKAKQRLRVARSFIRRDRGLLPYLPPELADVDSTAEENDL, from the coding sequence ATGACACAACACGATTCCGATGCTGGATTCGACGACGAGGACGAGGACGACGTCCCCGAGTGGGCCGACCACGTCATGGCCACCGTGGCCGCTGAGGTCCGACGCCGAAGGAAGGAGTTGCGCATGAGCGCCCAGGACCTCGCCGACCGGTGCGAGGAGATCGGCCACCCGATCCCCCGCAACGTCATCGCCAATATGGAATCCGGCCGCCGCGCCAACCTGCCCTTGGTCGACGTCATGGTCCTGGCCAGGGCGTTGCGCACGAATCCGATCTGCCTCATCTACCCGATCGGTTACATCGCCGAGGTCCAGCGGCTCCCGTACGAGCACCGCACCGCTCCGTGGGAGGCCATGTGCTGGTTCACCGCTCAGGACAGCGGCTCCCTGGCCGATCGCGACATGCTCCGCTACCAGCGCGAGCACATCGAGGCCCTCGGCGAAGCCCACGCCGCGATGGCCAGCGAAAGCTACGCGCAATACGCCGTCGAGCACGCAACCAGTGCCACAGAACGGGCGGAGGCCCTGCGAGACCAGGCCACCTGCCTGGAGCGCATCGACAAGGCCAAGCAACGCCTCCGCGTAGCTCGCTCCTTCATCCGCCGCGACCGCGGCCTGCTCCCCTACCTGCCACCCGAACTCGCCGACGTCGACAGCACCGCCGAGGAGAATGATCTTTGA